Below is a genomic region from Deinococcus koreensis.
CTGTCGACACGGCCGCCATGCTGGCTCAGACCGGCCTGTCCGCCCGCTTCGGGGGTCGCCTGGGGGCCCTGCTGCCCGCCCTCGCACCCTGGCTGAGTCAGCGGCAGGAGACGGCCGCCCTGTCCCTGCTGGGTCTGCTGGTGCCTCCGGTGCCTGCCTCCACCGGGGGCGGCAGCGTATGGCCTGTGCTCGGCGCGCTGGCGCTGGCCCCGTGGTTAATCCGGCCGGAATCTATCGCCAGTTCCTGCGACCGGGCGGCTCGCCCCGTGCGCGACTCGGATGTGCAGCAGGCCCGGAGTGCGGCGCTGGCCGTGCTGGGCGCGGCTGTCCTGAGCCGGAGACACCAGGCCCAGCAACCTCTGGCAGCGGCTGTCCTGACAGTCGGTTTGCGCCGCCTGACCAGCCCCTGAACCGTCGGCAATCAGACAGCGGCAAAGCGTCTGTCTGCTTACGATTGGGGCATGAGAGGACTTGCGAGGCAGATCGTACTGGTGCTGGCCACCGTCCTGACACTGGTCATGAACTATCTGAGCAACGCCCTGCCGCTGTTCGGCAACTCCAACAAGGAGATCAGCGACTCGCTGCCCAACGCCTTCACGCCGGCCGGTCTGACCTTCGCGGTGTGGGGGCCGATCTTCCTGGGGCTGCTGGCCTTCGCGGTCTACCAGGCGCTGCCCGCCCAGCGCGGCGCCCGCTACGACCGGCTGTTCTGGCCCTTCCTGCTGGGCAACCTGCTGAACTCCTCGTGGCTCCTGGCCTTCCAGAGCCTGCGCTACGGACTGAGCGTGGCTATCATGCTGGCCCTGCTCGCCAGCCTGATCTGGCTGTACCTGAGCGTGCGCGGACTGCGGCCCCAGGGCGCCGAGGTCTGGACGCTCCAGCTGCCCGCCAGCCTGTACCTCGCCTGGATCAGCGTGGCGACCATGGCCAACATCACCGCCTATCTG
It encodes:
- a CDS encoding tryptophan-rich sensory protein; protein product: MRGLARQIVLVLATVLTLVMNYLSNALPLFGNSNKEISDSLPNAFTPAGLTFAVWGPIFLGLLAFAVYQALPAQRGARYDRLFWPFLLGNLLNSSWLLAFQSLRYGLSVAIMLALLASLIWLYLSVRGLRPQGAEVWTLQLPASLYLAWISVATMANITAYLVSVGVTQGVLGIGAATWSALLVVIAAVLGGFFLLHFRDYAFALVLLWAFYGVYVARPEVQTVVVGVLIAALLVVVGGVLSLRSRRLVL